Genomic window (Vigna unguiculata cultivar IT97K-499-35 chromosome 10, ASM411807v1, whole genome shotgun sequence):
aaacaaattatatttcaacttaattttgtaagataaaaagagaaaaaatatattttttaacgcATGTCAGCAGACTAGACATGAACATTTTGAATACTTCACTAGTACATTGTTTATATGCTAGTAAAGAGAATGAATTTGACATCAATTGTTTTCTGGGATTTATTTTAGTTCTCCAACCGAAACATTTCAATGCGAGGTAAAAAAATGGGGACTTAGGCTTCGATTCTTATCTTAAtcaaaacattaatatatagACTTCGATTATGGAATTGACAATCAAAGCATTGGTCCTATACATGAcaagataaaaatttgaaatcctTTAAATGTAGAATTAAGAGTGTGTTTCGAATAATGGAATACAGAAATGAGAGGCAAAACGTGTACGGAGTGTGCAGGACAATGGAAGAAGAAGGCATGAGCAATgccaaaacaataaaaagagaATGCATGAGCAATATAATAGAGTATCAACAATGGAGAAACATGTGATTTTGACAAACTTGTGACGAAGACCAAAATGTTGTCTCTTCATTGTGAacaaacatttaataaataaaccaaaagaaacgcaagaaaaaggaacatgatcctCCAAATAATAAGAGATTGTCTTTGGAGACCAAGAATAGAAATGAAGAGGAGAGAAGAACAAGATGTTTCGCAAGGAGAGTAAATAAGAATAAGATGTTTCGCAACGACCAACAATGGTAATGGAGAAGAATTTCGCTTGGAGAGAAGAAGAACAATGATTTCAAATGCAACAAAGAAGGAAGAGTGTGAGTTCTCATAAGTGCATAAGAGATACAAAAGTTCTACCGCAACGCAATGTTGTATCAAGGAACTAACTTTCCTAAAAATTTAAccttaaacaaaataatagacttcaattttttatagaATCGAAATCTGTTTTTAATTGGTTAGAAAATAAGTTTTGATATTGTACAAAGAATTGAAcccataattttgaaaaattccaCTACATCTACATTTTCacaagtttcatttttttttttaaacaaaaacgtATAAGACGAGCTTGAAAGTCATTTATGCATCTTCTCATTGCACATtgtataaaaatagttattttataatatattaaaaatagttattgaGGAAGTGGATAAGAATACTTCCGTTGCCTGGAaacatcttttaaatttttaacgatgtggttttatttaaaatttctcaTCTTGAGATTGTAttgttaataaaaacaaataaaaatacacacAAAACAGAAAAACTTGTCAAATACAATGTATATAGAGTTAAATAAGAGGTGAGATAAGTAGAAATTGCAATTTtcacaattaaattattttaatatatattgaataaagGTGATTTTCTACATCTTTTAACGGTACGTATTTTAGACGGACAAGATaaatatagtgaaaaaaaaagtattataatgGTATGataaggaagaaagaagaagaaaaaagttttatatatatatatatatatatatatatatatatatatatatatatatatatttataattatcaaagTAGGAAAATTTGGAGTATAAAAGAATCAAACTTATTTGGCAAGTCGTAGAAAATCGTATTACTCAAGTGAGAAATGATGATTATTTTCTATAGAAAAATTCTTTAGTTAATATACATTTTTCACTTGATTCATAGATATGAGATAGATACATATATATAACGTTAGAAATCGAATTTGAGAGTGGTGACCACAATGGGACTCCTAACCACATGTTGGAGGTCCGTCCAAATGAGATACCCAAAAGCaactttcttctctttcttctttctcggACCTTCAATTCTCAATGTGTAGCTCAACTTCTCGTACTTCTCCTTGAACACTAACAATTCAGGGCTCACACTAACTTCGTACCCTTCCACGGGTATAAAGCTGGCAGCATAGCTTGCAGGTCCCTCACCAACATGGGTCACTGTTCTCTGAAATTCTTGTGCTGTACTTGAATTGTTGCTGTTGAAAAAAGCAATAAAAGAAGGGTAGTTGAGATCCAAAGAAGGTTTGGAACAATCATTGGAAGAGGTTCCGGTGATGACGGTGATGTTTCTTTGGGTGAAGCCAAGAGCGCAGAGCAGATTAACGTAATCTTGAACTCCAACATCGTAAACAAGTCCAGGGTTAAGGGCTCTATTAGGGTTGATGTGACCAGATCCAGATGCCAAAGGAGAGGCTGCTTTGTTATCGTTGCCGATGTCTTTGATGGGTCCCAAGGTGTTATCAAGCATGTCTGATGTTGTAACAATGGCTGACCTAATGGACGCAACACTCCATTCAGGGTGTGCTCCTCTTAACAATGCTGCCACACCAGCAACATGAGGGCATGCCATGGATGTCCCACTTAACAAATTGAAGTTACTGAAAACATTTTGGGTCCCAAACGTTTCCACCGGAAGATTTTGAGGCCATGCAGCTAAGATTGAAGTACCAGGAGCAGTGATGTCCGGTTTCAACACAAATGGACAACTACTCGAAGGCCCTCGGGAACTGTAACTATCCACACTCGGTGCTGGTTTAGTATCCAAAACTGTCATCTCAAAAGACATGCTTGCTTTCGCACTAGAGTTATTGCTCTTGATGTAAGCTTTCACAATTTCCCCATCTGTTGTTGAAACAACAATTGTTGCAAAGCTATTATCTAAGAAAAACGAACTGTCGGAACTATTTGTTATGAACACTGCCGCGACAACGTTTGCTTCATAAATGTTTGACACTTGAACATCAATGATTGTTCCATTGTCTTCGCACACCACAATCTTGCTCCTCACTTTGGCCAGTTCCTTCACTCTGTCGCACAACCCCATGAAAACAATTGGAACATGGCCAGAGGAGAAGTTTCCATGATAGAGAGACATGCCGGTTACTTGGACTCCATTGCCAAGAGTAAGAGCCCCGTGAAATTCACGGTCCAGAGTGCCAGCAGCCACAGTTATGACCCATGGTATTCCATTGTGAAGTCTTCCGAGGAAAGGCCCTTCGTTCCCTGCTGAAGTCGACACAAAAATGTTTTTCTGCATTGCTGCAAACGTTGCTATAGCAACAGGATCCTCGTACAAAGGTATATCATCGAAGCCAAATGACAAGGAAAGAACATCCACCCCATCAGATATTGCACCGTCGATTGCAGCTATTATATCAGACATGTAAGCTCCATCTTCCCACAGGGCTTTGTACATGGCAACTCTCGCACTTGAAGCCATTCCAGTAGCTGATCCAGAAGCATAGCCGAAATACGATGCACCTTCGACTACGCTCCCAGCTGCAGTGCTTGATGTGTGAGTTCCATGACCCTCAGTGTCACGTGTTGAGTTCGCACCTATGGTGATGTTGGGGTGCTTTGCCAACAACCCTTTGTTGAAGAACCTTGCTCCAATGAGCTTCCTGTTGCATTTGATGGTACTTTCGCATTGGCCTTTCCATCGTGAAGGAACCGCACCAATTCCCTCGTCTCTGAAGCTTTCACTTTCTGGCCAAATTCCAGTGTCCACCAAACCAACAATGACATCCTTGCCGAATTGTGCCGCTGGCCAGGCCCCCTCATGGGGGTTGAGGCCAAGAAATTTCGGTGAGTGTGTTGTGTCACGCTTGGCCGGTAAATCTCGTAAGAAAGAAACATAACCGGGGGAGGTTTTGAGAGCCTCAAGCTCTTTGGGTGAAAGGTTTGCGCTGAAACCATTGATGACATTGGTGTAGGAGTAAAGAAGCTTGGAAGAAAGAACAGAGTTAAGATTATTAGTGGTGGATTTGGAATTTTTCAATGCTGAAGAAAGAGTGGATTGGTACCAAGTGTGCTGGGTGGAGAATGCTTTGGGCATGGCTGATGTGTCCATGTGAATGATATAATTGTCAGACTGAGCCAACGTGAGGGTTGCGAAGTAGAAGAGGCAAAGAGAGAGACAAATATGGGTAGCCATGATTGGGTTAATGTGAATGACTACGGAGCAAAGTGTTTGTTTAAATAGAGAATTTGTGGCATTCCTTAACTAGCCCCCATAAGATATTCTTCactctcaaaaaaaaaaaaaaaattgaattttgggCACTTTTAAGATATCCACACCttataaaagaaagataaataatttatagaatGTGTAAAGTATCATGATCTTATTAAAAGTCTTCTATCCCAAAGGTATCTTTTGAGAGACCCCAGTGCCCCATGATTGAGGAGCAATGTACGCCCGTGCTGTGGATGATTTTGGACACCTTTGTCTGCAACTCATTCAATAATAATTACAGGTTTTTAGCCTGATATAATAATTCAAAGTTTTATTTGCAAATTaaactcttaaaataaaaacctgtatttggtattatatttataattcaatgACCAGGCTGTACAAGTTTGTCTATAATCTCTAAATTTTTCCTATCCAGCTTGATAGTTAGAAACTAGAAAGCGATTTTCTCAAGTTTCACTTTGATTTGTTCATACATGGATGATGGATTCAACTATGAGGCACATGCATATCGATATCGTCGTTAAAATACGATCCCCTTTAAcacgtttataaattaatgaaatgGTTGCATGCATCTATCTTCATTATTTAACGTGTCATATCCGATTGACTATGCTAAATAATTGATCCACAGTATAATTTAAGGAAAATGAGTTttcgacaatttttttttttttttgataaatttgacaAGTTTTCTATAACtagaattaaaattgattaattttttattttttaattaaaataaagtaataaagtagtatttttttttacttaaataaataatttatcaaactttgttataatttaattgaaaatcatGCTAATTTTGTTTATGGGTCATTACCTTCTTTTTTTACGCTAGCACCATAATTGTGGCTGGAATTTTTCTGAAAATAACAAGAAGAAAATTGTGTTCCGGAAATTACAAGGAAATTACAGTGAGGTCGCTGTAGCTCATTGCatctataattaataatctttcAAACTACAATGTTTTCTTCATGGTGTTACTCAGGTTCgagatttatatatattatattaataaaaacgtAGATGATTGGTGGTTCGATAGCGGTGActgaaatcttttttttttctcacataatttatttttttaatttgtaaaactcGATCGTAAAGGAAATTAAATCTAATAGCACTCAAAGtattgacttgttgacttttaTAGCTTTTTAAGTCAACCCAGAGTgggatatttatattttatgactGTAACTACATGGGAAATTATGCCCTAACCTGATTCtcagactaataaaaatataagttgttGTCATGTTATCTTTCTTCATGTATATCGTTTCCATTGTGTTCATACACCGGACAAAGAGTCGTTGAGtgagaaaattaagaaaaaaaattgattattaatgaagtgtttcatattattttattttgataatgaaTAGTTAAATGTAACAAAAACAGTATGTACTTTGATAATGTAATTAAGATAAGGAGAAGAGTAAAAGGACAAGAGACAACAACGAGGCACAGACCCAGTTCTGCCTAGCCATTCTTGTTTTTCAtcggaaaaagaaaaattgcaaTAGGAATTTTCAATAATGAATAGAGACGAAAACGATGTTCTAGCTAAAGaaatttttgtctttttgtTTAACATGTTTAAGATttatatgatgaaaaaaaaaatagtataaacagcTATTAGTTATGTTAGGTATTATGGGTATAACTGGAAATATACAACACTAATGAGACTTGAACTCAATCGCATAAGATATTGATAttactctcaacccaaaattttaagacaattggtgtatgaatatttattcttttataatattttattttgtcgaTGTGAAATTTAGACTCTTTACTTGAGTCCCTGACAAATTGATATATAGGTTTCGCCGTATCTGGATTCCTGGTCCCAAGAGGTGATTAGTAATTTGTTCTTACTTGCTCGTGAAGCTTTCTGGAATTTGGAAGCATATTGAAAGTAATGGATGACTACTGTGGATGAAAGGTCTCTGGCAAATTTCGAAGGAAAAagaatctttttttttagtgGGCACTCACACTTTCATGGGTGTGTTGTGGGAATGTGGTCATACATATCATATAGAATTATCGTCAACGCAAAGTAACCACTTGGAttcttttgtattatttttttcattttaacaatattaaaggatgataatataaatatggGTGAATGAATTTATTGgtttttgtaataatattgtaaatattatatcatttctttttttttctaattaattaaaagtgtAAAGAAAATCAACTctattaattttagtatttaaattgattatgcTTGATAAGAATTAAGATCGACGTCGTCGTCATGGCTCACTATAGTTAGTAACCTTTGATGTATAGAGATAAACCTTCAAATGATATCCCACGACGCACCACTTTTTCAAGTGCGTATTTATTTGGACACTTTGGTTTTGGTCCATCTTCAAACATTCCTATTATATaaaattgtctttttttttgtatttttatcgtAAATAATTCTGGAACAAGTTTTAGTTATTTGAGGCAAACTAGTTCGaactaaaatcataaaacattgCCTAATCAAGTTTatgggaaaaaataaataaaaatctgcATGGGTTGATACTTACTAGAAAGGACACGAgggtgagagagagagagagaaagaaaaaataagagagaaaaaagaaaaagaaaaaaagagtgtCCTAATACAAAAAATAAGGTGTAGTTAATactatgttttttgtttttttaaaaatggtttGAAAGGCCAAGGTTTAATAAATGGAAAGAAACAACATTGATAAAGTAatctaacaaaaatattttaattaaattttataataaatttaatttactcttaattgaaatttttgattttttttgtaataaaatcaattaaataaaattaactcatttttatttaagttaccaaaatgttttgatttttttattttaacgttttttttttaattttaacaaacataaacagggaaaggaaaacaaataaattaaaaaaaaaatgatttaatttatagCATAACCATATGGGTGAAGTAGCACAATGAAAAATATCCTTTGATAAAGTTTTGTTCGATAAACTTTGATAAacaatcattttttataaaaaaaaaaaaatccaaaatttgtATTACTTTATTCACTCGTTATAATAGAAAAGAGCATGTTTGATATGGTACCTATGTAGTATGGATGCAAGGTGTCTATAGTGCTAGAAACGTACACATTGGTAATGAGAAGTGATGTTGGGATGTTTGTGTTGTTTGTGAAtcttttgttcaatatttttctGGAAACAAAGAACCAAAATTGAGGGGATTATAAGAGGGTGCTAAGgatctattttttaatatcaacaATGTCctattatataattgaaaaaatatattaaatcgACGATATTATATTATGGTGTTTAGagatgttaaaaaaattcatatttatgaGTATCCACGGATAAAATCCATAACGGGTTGGAAATGagtattaaaaatggatacctaCGATAatgggtacgagtattttttatactcgcatgttaatgaggcgggtacgggtatcatagtatctgtactCGTGGATATCCATACATGCTATACtctgatttaaatttaaaaaaatgattaaaacattaacacacatcgattttaaatgagttattttttatcaattggttttaaaaaatctacatttatttgtaaactatcattcaacactatttaaatggattatttgcactttgtttgaaatttataaatgttatgcattgtatttttatttgatttatgattaaaacgtattgttaaatattaatttttctttttgtaaatacttgCGGGTATCCatgaatattaagaaatatgcaGGTACTCGCATAACAAATACCTGAACGGATATGAATATGGATTTAAAGTAGATATTTATCTACTAGGTAGAGTACGAGAGAGCTATTACTCGTATCTTACCTCGTTGACATCTCTAATGGTGTTACCAGATCCAAATTGAGTCGATAAAACTCAAATTGATTGAATCTTGTAAGTTCAATGCTAATTATAATGTATTAGGTAAAATATCGACttgattattaataataataaagacaaTTACACATAGAAGCTGGTCAACAATAAATGAGGGacactaaaatatatttgagtgaaaaaaatgaaggatttttagaataataaagaCGATATGAATTTGGGAATTTAGAAGTAAAGGATAAAAGGGACTCTCTGAAATAGGAAAAAAGAGATTACTCCTTGTATATTCTAGTTGACTAAATTTACCTTGGCTGGAACATATATTCTCTATTAAAATTGagacaataatatattaattaataccaGTCACTTTcatcacaaaatataaaaaaattgacattaataaaaagttcaaaaaattataaatataaaaaagtaaaaaaaaatatatatatatatatatatatcaaatttacactttttaaataaattttgtaacatttatGAACAATATCATTCGAAATTTTAGCACCTATACAAAGATGAATCAGTGGTGCGAAGTTATCAACCGAATTTGTTGGTTCTAGAAGGATTTGTTTTCAAGATAAGCGGTTGTTCTTAATTAGCATCAACCAAGTTGTCTCTAAGGACATCTTATTAAGTGAAATGGTCGGCAAAGTTATCAGAAAATGAGTCATCAGAATTCTCAAAAAAGTGTGTTTGATTTTAAGTTGCGGATCATCAATCCAACACTTTATACAATAAGAGAATGCACTTAGTCTCCTATCGTGTGCTGCAATTTACTTCACACAACCCTACCAATCCAATTACCCTATTCTTATGCGTAGTATCAATTTTGTCTATTCTACTATAATCTTCTGTTGTTATattgcaatcttcttcttcgtTGCAAAAAAATATGCTTTTGGATATTTCAGTTTCAGTtactttaaaatgtgttttcttcgaaagtttgaaaaatatcatttttttttctttcaattgatTTAAACAGTGCTTCATTAAATTTCAGAAAGATTAAATTTAGCAACATAATTAATTTGAGTGACGAACGACTTATAAGTTATAACcttaagaattatattttaatttcgaTAATTTCATGAATGTAGAACAGTTTGCACTTTGACTAATTCGGGGTTTTATTACCCACTAATATCAGTCTGGgccatattttttattttcttgcttCCAGCCAACGTAAAATAGATATGGACTTTAAGTGTCCAAATATAGGCCTCTTTTATGCATTCATTATTACCTTTTGAACCTCCAAAATTGTTGTGTGCACCTCTCCCTTTTCTAGGAACGTCAAAGTTACATTTTTTGAAACCTTTACACTGTCTGAAAACTGTTATCAGGATGTATTAAGAAGTTTTTGGATTATCTACTTTGAAGAAGgcattttggaaaaaaaaatacactacaaaatgagaatttgaaaatttatcaTCTAGAATAAAATTAACTATTCCATATTGTTAATTCAATAACACCTTGAAATATGATTTATTGTAGTTTTAA
Coding sequences:
- the LOC114166231 gene encoding subtilisin-like protease SBT1.9, which codes for MATHICLSLCLFYFATLTLAQSDNYIIHMDTSAMPKAFSTQHTWYQSTLSSALKNSKSTTNNLNSVLSSKLLYSYTNVINGFSANLSPKELEALKTSPGYVSFLRDLPAKRDTTHSPKFLGLNPHEGAWPAAQFGKDVIVGLVDTGIWPESESFRDEGIGAVPSRWKGQCESTIKCNRKLIGARFFNKGLLAKHPNITIGANSTRDTEGHGTHTSSTAAGSVVEGASYFGYASGSATGMASSARVAMYKALWEDGAYMSDIIAAIDGAISDGVDVLSLSFGFDDIPLYEDPVAIATFAAMQKNIFVSTSAGNEGPFLGRLHNGIPWVITVAAGTLDREFHGALTLGNGVQVTGMSLYHGNFSSGHVPIVFMGLCDRVKELAKVRSKIVVCEDNGTIIDVQVSNIYEANVVAAVFITNSSDSSFFLDNSFATIVVSTTDGEIVKAYIKSNNSSAKASMSFEMTVLDTKPAPSVDSYSSRGPSSSCPFVLKPDITAPGTSILAAWPQNLPVETFGTQNVFSNFNLLSGTSMACPHVAGVAALLRGAHPEWSVASIRSAIVTTSDMLDNTLGPIKDIGNDNKAASPLASGSGHINPNRALNPGLVYDVGVQDYVNLLCALGFTQRNITVITGTSSNDCSKPSLDLNYPSFIAFFNSNNSSTAQEFQRTVTHVGEGPASYAASFIPVEGYEVSVSPELLVFKEKYEKLSYTLRIEGPRKKKEKKVAFGYLIWTDLQHVVRSPIVVTTLKFDF